The Vicinamibacteria bacterium DNA segment AGAACCTCTTCCACGAGCTCCCGGACCGCCCCGTAGCCGCCCCGTGCACGCGTCACATAGTCTACCCGAGATCGAACTTCCGGAGGAGCATCGCTAACCGTCGCCGAGAACCCGACTCGGGAGAGTACCGGGAGGTCGGGAAGGTCGTCTCCCATGTAGGCGACTTGAGATGCCTGGAGCGACTCCTGGTCGAGTGCCTCCTTCAGCGAGGCGACCTTGTCCTCGACACCGAGTCGGACGAAGTCCAGGTGCAGCTCCCGAGCCCGGGCTTCGACGGCGCTCGAACGGCGTCCGGAAATGAACCCGATCTTCAGGCCAGCCCGACGGGCGAGGACGAGGCCGATGCCATCTCGCGAATGAAAGCGCTTCGCTTCGTCGTCGCCGCGGCGCTCGAACGTCCCATCGGTGAGGACGCCGTCGACGTCGAAAAGAAGCATTCGGATCGCACGCTTCTTGCTCATCAGCTCGTCGTCCATCAGAAGTACTCCCCCAGGCGCCAGAGGTCGTGCAGATGCACGACTCCCGCGATCCTGCCACGTTCGTCGGGAACCATGAGAGACGTGATCTTCCTCTCTTCCATGAGCGCGAGCGCTGCGGTCGCGGGCTCGTGGGGCGCGATGGTGACGGGCTTTTCGGTCATGCATTGCGCCGCCGTCTTTTCCAGCAGGCGCTCGTCGCGCTCGAGCTGGCGTCTCAAGTCTCCATCGGAAATCACACCGAGGAGGTAACCCGATTCGTCCACGACGCTCGTAACTCCGAGTCCCTTCCGCGACATCTCGTAGATGACGTCCCTCATGGGAGAGCTCGTGCGAACGACGGGCATTTCGTCGCCTCGGTGCATCGCGTCTTCGACGCGCAGAAGCTTGAAACCGAGCTGGCCCTTCGGGTGAAGCGAACGGAAGTCTTTCTCGCTGAAGCCTTTTTTCTCCAGCACCGCCATGGCGAGGGCGTCTCCCAGCGCTAGCGAGGCCGTCGTGCTCGCGGTGGGCGCGAGCCCCATGGGGCAGGCTTCCTCGGCTACGGATACATCGAGGACCACGTCAGCCGCGCTCGCGAGCGCCGACTGCGTATCTCCCAGAAGCGCGATGAGCGGGATGCTGAGCCGCTTGACCGGCTCGACCAGGAGCAGCAACTCTCGGGTCCTGCCGCTGTTCGAGAGCGCGACAACCACGTCCCCGGCGACGACCATGCCCAGATCACCGTGGAGGGCCTCAGCGGGATTCAAGTACAGCGATGGCGTACCCGTGCTGTTCAGCGTTGCGGCGATCTTCCGGCTGACGATGCCCGACTTTCCCATGCCGGTGACGACGATTCGGCCACGCGCGCCGGAGATGAGCTCGACGGCACGCTCGAAGCGCTCGTCGAGACGGGTGGTGAGCTTGCGGATCGCTTCGGCCTCGACCTCGAGCACCCGGCGCGCGAGGTCGAGCGTCATGGCGTCTCGCGCACGGCACGCTCGATGGCGACGAGCCGCCGGAGAATCGTAGATAGATTCGCGAGCGGGCAGCTGTTCGGTCCGTCGGACAGGGCCTCTTCCGGCCGGTCGTGAACTTCCATGAAGATGCCATCCACTCCGGCAGCGACGCCCGCCGAGGCGAGCTCGGGGATGAAACGCGACTGGCCACCGGAGGTCTTTCCCGCGGCACCGGGAAGCTGGAGACTGTGCGTTACGTCGAATACGAGCGGCGTTCCCATTTCCCGCATCAGGGGAAAGCCTCGGATGTCGACGACGAGGTTGTTGTAGCCGAAGCTCGTCCCTCGCTCGGTCACGATCGCTTTGCGGTTTCCCGCCGAGCGTATCTTCTCGACCGCATGCCGGATGTCCCAGGGCGCGAGGAACTGGCCCTTCTTGATGTTGACCGGCTTGCCCGTTCGTGCGCTCGCTACCAAGAGGTCGGTTTGCCGGCAGAGAAAGGCGGGAATTTGCAGGAGGTCGACGGCATCACCCGCCGCTTCCGCCTGGCCCGGCTCATGAACGTCCGTGGTGACCGGGACGCCGAAACGCCTTCGCACTTCGGCCAATATCCTGAGCCCCTCGTCCGGTCCCGGGCCGCGGAAGCCTTCGCTCGAGGTACGGTTCGCCTTGTCGAACGACGCCTTGAAAATATAGGGGATATCCAGCTCGCCGGCGATATCGCGGATGCGCTCCGCCATGAAGAAGGGATGCCGGTCGTTCTCGATCACGCACGGCCCGGCGATGAGCACGAACCGCGCGCCTCCGCCGATGCGGAGGGAGCCGATCTCGACCGTATCGGTTTGCATAAGTCTCGGGGCGCTCGATAGCCCCGAATCAGCGATGGCTGATTACCGAGGACTCCTCGGGGACCTCTTTGACCGCTCCGCCTTTCTTGTGCTTCCAAGCCGCGCCGATGAACTCCCGAAAGAGGGGGTGGGGCGTCAGCGGTCTCGATTTGAACTCGGGGTGGAACTGCACCGCGACGAACCACGGGTGGTCGGTGAGCTCCACGATCTCCACGAACTTCCCGTCGGGCGTGCGACCGGAGAACCGGAGACCGTGCTCGGACAGCCTGCGCTCGTAGCTTTGATTGAACTCATAGCGATGGCGATGGCGCTCCGAGACCTGCTCCGCTCCGTAGATGCGCCTGGCGAGCGACCCATCCTCCAGAACGCAAGGGTAGGCGCCGAGCCGCATCGTGCCGCCCATCTCCTCCACGCCCGCGAGCTCACGGAGCTTGAGGATCACCTTGTCGGGGGAATCGGGATCGCATTCGCTGCTGCTCGCGTGCGAAAGACCACAGACCGCCCGGGCATACTCGACGACCGCCCACTGGAAGCCGTAGCAGATGCCGAAGTAGGGAACCTTGTGACGCCGAGCCCAGCCCGCTGCCACCGCCATCCCCTCGGCGCCACGGGGTCCGAACCCGCCGGGCACCAGCACGCCGTCGACGTCCTTCAGAACGGACGGATTATCGGGCTCGAGATCCTCGGCCTCGATCCATTTCAGCCGCACCCGCAGGTTGTGGGCGATTCCGCCATGGGCGAGAGCTTCGTTCAAGCTCTTGTACGCGTCCTTGAGACTCACGTACTTTCCCACGACGCCGATCACGACCTCGCCTTCCGGGTTTTGTATTCGTTCGACCAGATCGCGCCAGACGTCGATCTTTCGCGAGTGAGCGGGCAGTTGCAGCATCTCGATCAAGAGCTCGTCGAGCGATTCGTCGGCGAGGAGGAGCGGAACTTCGTAGATGGAGGCAACGTCTCTCACGGTGATGACCGCTCTTTCGTCGACGTTGGAGAACAGGGCGATCTTGGATTTCAGATCGCGGGGGAGCGGTCGGTCCGCCCGGCACAGCAGAACGTCGGGCTGAATACCGATGGCCCTCAATTCACGAACGCTGTGCTGCGTCGGTTTGGTCTTCTGCTCGCCGGCGGTGGACACGAAGGGTACCAGCGTCAGGTGAATGAAGACGGCGCCGGCCCGGCCCACGTCCATGCGGAACTGTCTCACCGCTTCCAGAAACGGCAAGCTCTCGATGTCGCCCACCGTCCCGCCGATTTCCACGATCACGACATCGACCCCTTCGGAGACCGGTCCTAGCCGGGATTTGATCTCGTTCGTGATGTGAGGAATGACCTGGACGGTGCCTCCCAGGTAATCGCCCCTTCGCTCTTTCGCTATCACCGATTCGTAAATCTGTCCCGTCGTGACATTCGAAGCCCGGGTCAGCTCGACGCTGGTGAAGCGCTCGTAGTGGCCGAGGTCCATGTCGGTCTCGGCACCGTCCTCGGTCACGAAGACCTCGCCATGCTGGTAGGGGCTCATCGTTCCCGGGTCGACGTTGATATAGGGATCGAACTTCAGGAAGTTCACTCGATAGCCCCGGGCTTCCAGAAGCCGTCCGATGGAGGCGGAGGCCACGCCCTTTCCCAGCGAGGAAACGACTCCGCCGGTTACGAAGATGAACTTGGCTCTAGGTGACGCCATCGAAGAAACGCTCCTTACATCTTGACGGTTGTGCTTTCCAGACGCTTTTGAACCTGCTCGAGGTCCGCTTGGGTGTCCACTGCCATGCTCTCGTATTCCGTTTCCCCCACGCGAATCGGCATTCCGTTCTCGAGAGCCCGCAACTGCTCCAGCCTCTCCATCTCCTCGAGAGGAGTGGGGGGCAGGGCCGCCAGGTCCAGCAAACGCTCCTTCGGGTAGACATACAGCCCGACATGCTCATAGTAGACATTTGGGGGAAGAGGCTCGGAGACCGGAGGAGGAACCGGTATGGGAGAGCGAGAGAAATAAAGTGCGAACCCCCGGCGATCCACCACCACTTTCACGACATCACGGTCCGAGAGTCGTT contains these protein-coding regions:
- a CDS encoding HAD hydrolase family protein; this encodes MDDELMSKKRAIRMLLFDVDGVLTDGTFERRGDDEAKRFHSRDGIGLVLARRAGLKIGFISGRRSSAVEARARELHLDFVRLGVEDKVASLKEALDQESLQASQVAYMGDDLPDLPVLSRVGFSATVSDAPPEVRSRVDYVTRARGGYGAVRELVEEVLTAMGRLDELVRAYTR
- a CDS encoding KpsF/GutQ family sugar-phosphate isomerase, which produces MTLDLARRVLEVEAEAIRKLTTRLDERFERAVELISGARGRIVVTGMGKSGIVSRKIAATLNSTGTPSLYLNPAEALHGDLGMVVAGDVVVALSNSGRTRELLLLVEPVKRLSIPLIALLGDTQSALASAADVVLDVSVAEEACPMGLAPTASTTASLALGDALAMAVLEKKGFSEKDFRSLHPKGQLGFKLLRVEDAMHRGDEMPVVRTSSPMRDVIYEMSRKGLGVTSVVDESGYLLGVISDGDLRRQLERDERLLEKTAAQCMTEKPVTIAPHEPATAALALMEERKITSLMVPDERGRIAGVVHLHDLWRLGEYF
- the kdsA gene encoding 3-deoxy-8-phosphooctulonate synthase — translated: MQTDTVEIGSLRIGGGARFVLIAGPCVIENDRHPFFMAERIRDIAGELDIPYIFKASFDKANRTSSEGFRGPGPDEGLRILAEVRRRFGVPVTTDVHEPGQAEAAGDAVDLLQIPAFLCRQTDLLVASARTGKPVNIKKGQFLAPWDIRHAVEKIRSAGNRKAIVTERGTSFGYNNLVVDIRGFPLMREMGTPLVFDVTHSLQLPGAAGKTSGGQSRFIPELASAGVAAGVDGIFMEVHDRPEEALSDGPNSCPLANLSTILRRLVAIERAVRETP
- a CDS encoding CTP synthase, with amino-acid sequence MASPRAKFIFVTGGVVSSLGKGVASASIGRLLEARGYRVNFLKFDPYINVDPGTMSPYQHGEVFVTEDGAETDMDLGHYERFTSVELTRASNVTTGQIYESVIAKERRGDYLGGTVQVIPHITNEIKSRLGPVSEGVDVVIVEIGGTVGDIESLPFLEAVRQFRMDVGRAGAVFIHLTLVPFVSTAGEQKTKPTQHSVRELRAIGIQPDVLLCRADRPLPRDLKSKIALFSNVDERAVITVRDVASIYEVPLLLADESLDELLIEMLQLPAHSRKIDVWRDLVERIQNPEGEVVIGVVGKYVSLKDAYKSLNEALAHGGIAHNLRVRLKWIEAEDLEPDNPSVLKDVDGVLVPGGFGPRGAEGMAVAAGWARRHKVPYFGICYGFQWAVVEYARAVCGLSHASSSECDPDSPDKVILKLRELAGVEEMGGTMRLGAYPCVLEDGSLARRIYGAEQVSERHRHRYEFNQSYERRLSEHGLRFSGRTPDGKFVEIVELTDHPWFVAVQFHPEFKSRPLTPHPLFREFIGAAWKHKKGGAVKEVPEESSVISHR